A window of the Apodemus sylvaticus chromosome 15, mApoSyl1.1, whole genome shotgun sequence genome harbors these coding sequences:
- the Cxadr gene encoding coxsackievirus and adenovirus receptor isoform X1: MARLLRFVILCGIADFTSGLSIITPEQRIEKAKGETAYLPCKFTLDPEDQGPLDIEWLISPSDNQIVDEVIILYSGDKIYDNYYPDLKGRVHFTSNDVKSGDASINVTNLQLSDIGTYQCKVKKAPGVANKKFLLTVLVKPSGTRCFVDGSEEIGNDFKLKCEPKEGSLPLQYEWQKLSDSQTMPTPWLAEMTSPVISVKNASSEYSGTYSCTVQNRVGSDQCMLRLDVVPPSNRAGTIAGAVIGILLALVLIGAILFCCHKKRRDEKYEKEVHHDIREDVPPPKSRTSTARSYIGSNHSSLGSMSPSNMEGYSKTQYNQVPSEDFERAPQSPTLAPAKVAAPNLSRMGAVPVMIPAQSKDGSIV, from the exons ATTTCACCAGTGGTTTGAGCATCATTACACCTGAACAGAGGATCGAGAAAGCAAAAGGGGAAACTGCGTATCTACCATGCAAGTTTACTCTGGACCCTGAAGACCAGGGACCCCTGGACATCGAATGGCTGATATCCCCGTCTGATAACCAGATAGTGGACGAAGTG ATCATCTTGTATTCTGGAGACAAAATTTACGATAACTACTATCCGGATCTGAAAGGGCGGGTGCATTTTACGAGTAATGACGTCAAGTCTGGTGACGCTTCTATCAATGTCACCAATCTGCAGTTGTCCGATATTGGCACTTACCAGTGCAAAGTGAAGAAGGCTCCCGGGGTTGCAAATAAGAAATTTCTGCTGACAGTTCTTG TTAAGCCTTCAGGTACAAGATGCTTCGTGGATGGATCGGAAGAGATTGGAAATGACTTCAAGCTAAAATGTGAACCAAAAGAAGGCTCCCTTCCACTGCAGTATGAGTGGCAGAAATTGTCAGACTCCCAGACAATGCCTACTCCGTGGCTAGCAG AAATGACTTCACCGGTTATATCTGTGAAAAACGCCAGTTCTGAGTATTCTGGCACATACAGCTGCACAGTCCAAAACAGAGTGGGCTCCGACCAGTGCATGCTCCGACTGGACGTCGTCCCTC CCTCCAACCGAGCTGGGACGATCGCGGGCGCTGTCATAGGGATACTGCTGGCCCTTGTGCTCATCGGGGCCATCCTCTTCTGCTGTCATAAAAAACGCAGAGATGAGAAGTACGAGAAGGAAGTGCATCACGATATCAG GGAAGATGTGCCTCCTCCAAAGAGCCGGACATCCACTGCCAGGAGCTATATCGGCAGCAACCACTCCTCCCTGGGATCCATGTCCCCTTCCAACATGGAGGGGTATTCCAAGACGCAGTACAACCAAGTCCCCAGCGAAGACTTTGAACGTGCTCCTCAGAGCCCGACTCTGGCACCCGCTAAGGTAGCTGCCCCTAATCTAAGTCGAATGGGAGCGGTTCCTGTGATGATCCCAGCACAGAGCAAGGATGGGTCTATAGTATAG
- the Cxadr gene encoding coxsackievirus and adenovirus receptor isoform X2 produces the protein MARLLRFVILCGIADFTSGLSIITPEQRIEKAKGETAYLPCKFTLDPEDQGPLDIEWLISPSDNQIVDEVIILYSGDKIYDNYYPDLKGRVHFTSNDVKSGDASINVTNLQLSDIGTYQCKVKKAPGVANKKFLLTVLVKPSGTRCFVDGSEEIGNDFKLKCEPKEGSLPLQYEWQKLSDSQTMPTPWLAEMTSPVISVKNASSEYSGTYSCTVQNRVGSDQCMLRLDVVPPSNRAGTIAGAVIGILLALVLIGAILFCCHKKRRDEKYEKEVHHDIREDVPPPKSRTSTARSYIGSNHSSLGSMSPSNMEGYSKTQYNQVPSEDFERAPQSPTLAPAKFKHAYRTDGITVV, from the exons ATTTCACCAGTGGTTTGAGCATCATTACACCTGAACAGAGGATCGAGAAAGCAAAAGGGGAAACTGCGTATCTACCATGCAAGTTTACTCTGGACCCTGAAGACCAGGGACCCCTGGACATCGAATGGCTGATATCCCCGTCTGATAACCAGATAGTGGACGAAGTG ATCATCTTGTATTCTGGAGACAAAATTTACGATAACTACTATCCGGATCTGAAAGGGCGGGTGCATTTTACGAGTAATGACGTCAAGTCTGGTGACGCTTCTATCAATGTCACCAATCTGCAGTTGTCCGATATTGGCACTTACCAGTGCAAAGTGAAGAAGGCTCCCGGGGTTGCAAATAAGAAATTTCTGCTGACAGTTCTTG TTAAGCCTTCAGGTACAAGATGCTTCGTGGATGGATCGGAAGAGATTGGAAATGACTTCAAGCTAAAATGTGAACCAAAAGAAGGCTCCCTTCCACTGCAGTATGAGTGGCAGAAATTGTCAGACTCCCAGACAATGCCTACTCCGTGGCTAGCAG AAATGACTTCACCGGTTATATCTGTGAAAAACGCCAGTTCTGAGTATTCTGGCACATACAGCTGCACAGTCCAAAACAGAGTGGGCTCCGACCAGTGCATGCTCCGACTGGACGTCGTCCCTC CCTCCAACCGAGCTGGGACGATCGCGGGCGCTGTCATAGGGATACTGCTGGCCCTTGTGCTCATCGGGGCCATCCTCTTCTGCTGTCATAAAAAACGCAGAGATGAGAAGTACGAGAAGGAAGTGCATCACGATATCAG GGAAGATGTGCCTCCTCCAAAGAGCCGGACATCCACTGCCAGGAGCTATATCGGCAGCAACCACTCCTCCCTGGGATCCATGTCCCCTTCCAACATGGAGGGGTATTCCAAGACGCAGTACAACCAAGTCCCCAGCGAAGACTTTGAACGTGCTCCTCAGAGCCCGACTCTGGCACCCGCTAAG